One Gloeobacter morelensis MG652769 DNA window includes the following coding sequences:
- a CDS encoding GAF domain-containing protein, whose amino-acid sequence MMPKRLLQLWQATPNWLKFFATLISGMLIIPAWSGFVGNRFDAIALTLPGFLEQTVSVKTWQLALASLLLLGFPLVWFLYVWLLQTEATDKAVSINKLDDSLLRLLSEKTAAPQDTPRLDVIVDELLRDTLDLLGQEATRISVLRPDPARGGALAMWRTARVPIETVQRTVFPLTSPAPTFRPGVAAKVFLSPQVRVVHMLERNGQWLADDEDYIFFDPRRKPGYRSFICLPVLDAAGEPIAVLCVDSPNNSTFDKEQIQELLSTIAERLAAAMLIA is encoded by the coding sequence ATGATGCCCAAGCGACTGCTACAGCTGTGGCAGGCAACTCCCAACTGGCTCAAGTTCTTTGCCACTTTGATTTCCGGCATGTTGATCATACCGGCTTGGTCCGGCTTCGTTGGAAATAGATTTGACGCAATTGCCCTTACACTGCCAGGCTTTCTCGAACAAACCGTGAGTGTGAAGACGTGGCAGCTTGCCTTAGCCAGCTTGCTCCTGCTTGGCTTCCCGCTCGTGTGGTTTTTGTACGTCTGGCTTCTGCAAACGGAAGCCACCGACAAGGCCGTGTCTATCAACAAACTCGACGACAGCCTTCTAAGGTTGCTCAGCGAGAAGACTGCAGCACCTCAAGACACACCCCGCCTGGACGTCATCGTCGACGAGCTATTACGGGACACCTTGGATCTGCTTGGGCAAGAAGCCACAAGGATCTCTGTGCTGCGCCCGGACCCCGCCCGTGGCGGTGCTCTTGCCATGTGGCGAACGGCTCGTGTCCCGATCGAAACCGTTCAAAGGACGGTTTTTCCTCTGACGTCGCCGGCTCCGACTTTTCGCCCAGGGGTGGCCGCGAAAGTTTTCCTCTCGCCGCAAGTGCGCGTGGTCCACATGTTGGAGAGAAACGGGCAGTGGCTGGCAGACGACGAAGATTACATCTTTTTCGACCCGCGCAGGAAGCCAGGCTACCGGTCATTCATATGCTTACCGGTCCTCGATGCCGCCGGCGAGCCTATAGCCGTCCTTTGTGTAGACAGCCCCAACAATTCTACTTTCGACAAGGAGCAAATCCAGGAACTGCTGTCAACGATTGCCGAACGGCTGGCAGCCGCCATGCTCATCGCTTAG
- a CDS encoding amino acid permease, whose translation MASTSGGGLRRSLGLIDGAALIVGITIGSGIFASPGRVVEQVGSVGMALAVWVVGGLLSLAGALCYAELGAALPVAGGEYAYLSRTLGRPLGFLFTWTQFFVMKTGSQAIISIVFASYLGSVLFGLDPRGAGLDGDWRIKAIAVATILLLTAVNCLGVRQGAVVQVVFTALKLLALAGIIAMGLAAFFQGGSAHFADPFAGSIAAPSAFGLAMITCLWAYDGWNNLNYVSEELREPERNLPRAIVFGTLGVMVVYVLANVAYLSALTPAQMAGSRAVATHLAVQVIGPIGGVLVPIAVAISTFGSTNGSLITGARVFYAAARDGQFPRFFGYVSPQAVPAAALVAQGAWASMLVLPGDFGTLVDYFGFAAWMFYALAVVGLMILRAQAPDLPRPYKVRPYPLVPLVFLAASGFLIVNSLLTTPQSWFALGFMGLGLGVYFLFFRVPRVAVPTTSQQ comes from the coding sequence ATGGCTTCGACGTCCGGGGGCGGTCTGCGCCGTTCGTTAGGATTGATAGATGGCGCGGCGCTCATCGTCGGCATCACGATTGGCTCCGGTATCTTCGCAAGCCCCGGCCGGGTGGTCGAGCAGGTGGGCTCGGTGGGGATGGCGCTGGCCGTCTGGGTGGTGGGGGGCCTGCTGTCGCTGGCCGGGGCGCTGTGCTACGCCGAACTGGGGGCGGCGTTGCCGGTGGCCGGGGGCGAGTACGCCTACTTGAGCCGTACCCTCGGCCGGCCTTTGGGCTTCCTGTTCACCTGGACCCAGTTTTTTGTGATGAAGACCGGCTCCCAGGCGATTATCAGCATCGTCTTTGCAAGCTACCTGGGCAGCGTCCTCTTTGGCCTCGACCCGCGCGGGGCGGGCCTGGACGGCGACTGGCGCATCAAGGCGATCGCCGTCGCTACAATCTTGCTGCTCACAGCGGTCAACTGCCTGGGGGTGCGCCAGGGAGCGGTGGTGCAGGTGGTCTTCACGGCACTGAAACTGCTGGCCCTGGCCGGAATCATCGCCATGGGCCTTGCCGCCTTCTTCCAGGGCGGCAGCGCCCACTTTGCCGACCCGTTTGCCGGCTCGATCGCCGCGCCGAGTGCCTTTGGCCTCGCGATGATCACCTGCCTGTGGGCCTACGACGGCTGGAACAACCTCAATTACGTCAGTGAAGAATTGCGCGAGCCCGAGCGCAACCTGCCCCGGGCGATCGTCTTTGGCACCCTGGGGGTGATGGTGGTCTACGTGCTCGCCAACGTCGCCTACCTCTCGGCGCTCACCCCCGCCCAGATGGCAGGTTCCCGGGCCGTCGCCACCCACCTGGCGGTGCAGGTGATTGGGCCGATTGGCGGCGTCCTGGTGCCGATTGCCGTGGCAATTTCGACCTTTGGCAGCACCAACGGTTCGCTGATCACCGGGGCGCGCGTCTTTTACGCGGCGGCCCGCGACGGCCAGTTTCCGCGCTTTTTTGGCTACGTGAGTCCCCAGGCAGTGCCCGCCGCGGCGCTGGTGGCCCAGGGAGCGTGGGCGTCGATGCTGGTTTTGCCTGGCGACTTCGGCACCCTGGTCGATTACTTCGGCTTTGCCGCCTGGATGTTCTACGCCCTTGCGGTGGTCGGACTGATGATCCTGCGCGCCCAGGCGCCGGACCTGCCCCGTCCCTATAAAGTCCGGCCCTACCCGCTGGTACCTCTGGTGTTTCTCGCCGCCTCCGGTTTTCTCATCGTCAATTCGCTACTCACCACCCCCCAATCCTGGTTCGCCCTCGGCTTCATGGGTCTGGGTCTGGGGGTATACTTTCTGTTCTTCCGCGTCCCCAGGGTGGCGGTACCGACCACTTCGCAACAATAG
- a CDS encoding CHAT domain-containing tetratricopeptide repeat protein: protein MTHGHLRIARHLLTALLLSATGGAVGTGIRAQPQEPTEVQQLREQAGQFEKAGQYRQAIESLQRVVSVQQQTPDPLPELMAASLRQLANLHRLMGEYNQAETFVRQAVALCERQLKPGHPEAAAGFYVLALVHRDRGDYLQAEPLLQRALAERERAFGAQHPEVARTLNSLANLYAEQGAYRQAEPLYRRTLAIWEQQHGRSHPQVASTLVNLALLYSEQGAYRQAEPLYRRALAIGEQKLGPQHPSVGVTLQNLAILAAEQGNPQEAETLFRRALAIGEQTFGPEHPTVAAVLGNLADLQAQQGDLEQAEPLYRRALAIGEQKLGPQHPFVADTLGNLARLCAQKGDDRQAEALFERAVAIWKKTSDLRQPKAARLLADQAIFLAAQNRLAAAVESMHTSLELQEANAALNLAVGSENRKRDYLALLQQTTDIALWLHLHRAPADRAAARLALDTLLRRKARLLDILSDELHTLRRRLNTGDRQLFDALADTRRRLAGLIFRGPGTELPEPYRDTVKALARQIDTLESQLAERSAAFRSHKQSAAVTVDTVAKAIPAGAVLIELAVYRPVDPQAAQSMRFGAPRYAAYLLSGDGAFQAVDLGAVAPVDGLVRPLRQFLGDPQVPVAQVRRIARQLHRRLMQPVVERLPSGTRHLLLSADGTLHLLPFAALLDERNRYLVEDFAIGYLDSGRELLRLGSGQPLSRQPPLILADPDYRRTGLASARRTKGSARTVPALRSVDLFRLPPLPPLPGTGREARKLASLLPDARVLTGRRATENILKQTPAPRILHLATHGFFLDAVTISGQAPPAVVSENPLLRSGLAMAGFDARSSAEEDGVLTALEVSSLDLQGTALVVLSACDTGLGQVQAGEGVYGLRRAFALAGAQSQLVSLWKVEDQATLHLMEAYYSALHNGLGRSEALRRAQLQLRAERRLEHPFYWAGFIPSGDWRPLPPTRRTTQAMKRSSPLTGVRPGT from the coding sequence ATGACACATGGACATCTGCGAATCGCCCGGCACCTGCTGACGGCGTTGTTGCTGTCAGCAACGGGCGGCGCTGTCGGGACAGGGATTCGGGCGCAACCGCAGGAGCCTACCGAGGTGCAACAGCTGCGCGAACAAGCCGGGCAGTTCGAGAAAGCCGGACAGTATCGCCAGGCGATCGAAAGCCTGCAGCGCGTGGTATCTGTGCAGCAGCAGACCCCGGATCCCCTGCCGGAGTTGATGGCTGCAAGCCTGAGGCAGCTGGCGAACTTGCATCGCCTGATGGGGGAGTACAACCAGGCAGAAACGTTCGTTCGTCAGGCGGTGGCACTGTGCGAACGGCAGCTGAAGCCGGGGCATCCCGAGGCGGCTGCAGGCTTCTATGTCCTGGCGCTGGTGCACCGCGACCGGGGGGATTACTTGCAGGCGGAGCCGTTGTTGCAGCGCGCTCTGGCTGAGCGCGAACGGGCCTTTGGAGCACAACATCCGGAGGTGGCCAGAACCCTCAACAGTTTGGCCAACCTGTACGCCGAACAGGGCGCCTACCGGCAGGCGGAGCCACTCTACCGGCGCACCCTCGCCATCTGGGAGCAACAGCACGGCCGCAGCCATCCGCAGGTGGCAAGCACCCTTGTCAATCTGGCGCTTCTGTATAGCGAACAGGGCGCCTACCGGCAGGCGGAGCCGCTTTACCGGCGCGCCCTCGCCATCGGCGAGCAAAAACTGGGGCCGCAGCACCCGAGTGTAGGCGTGACCTTGCAAAACCTCGCCATCCTCGCAGCAGAACAGGGCAACCCTCAGGAGGCAGAGACGTTGTTTCGGCGCGCCCTGGCCATCGGCGAGCAGACCTTTGGCCCTGAACATCCGACTGTGGCTGCCGTCCTGGGGAATCTGGCCGACTTGCAGGCCCAGCAGGGTGACTTGGAGCAGGCGGAGCCGCTTTACCGGCGCGCCCTCGCCATCGGCGAGCAAAAACTGGGGCCGCAGCACCCTTTTGTCGCCGACACCCTTGGCAATCTGGCCCGGCTTTGTGCCCAAAAAGGCGACGACCGACAGGCCGAAGCGCTGTTTGAGCGGGCGGTTGCCATCTGGAAGAAGACTTCCGATCTGCGCCAGCCCAAAGCCGCCCGGCTGCTGGCCGACCAGGCGATCTTCCTGGCAGCCCAAAACCGACTGGCGGCGGCGGTTGAATCGATGCATACCAGTCTTGAGCTACAGGAGGCGAACGCTGCGCTCAACCTGGCGGTAGGCTCCGAAAACCGGAAGCGGGACTATCTCGCCCTGCTGCAGCAGACCACCGACATTGCCCTGTGGCTGCATCTGCACAGGGCCCCTGCCGATCGCGCGGCGGCCCGCCTCGCCCTAGATACGCTGCTTCGTCGCAAAGCGCGCCTGCTCGATATACTCAGCGACGAACTGCATACTTTGCGCCGCCGCTTAAACACCGGCGACCGGCAACTGTTCGACGCCCTGGCCGACACCCGCCGCCGCCTGGCCGGTCTGATCTTTCGCGGCCCCGGCACGGAGTTGCCCGAACCATACCGGGACACAGTCAAAGCGCTGGCCCGGCAGATCGATACTCTCGAAAGCCAGCTTGCCGAGCGCAGCGCCGCCTTCCGCTCCCACAAACAGAGTGCCGCCGTCACCGTCGATACCGTCGCCAAGGCAATCCCTGCCGGGGCCGTCCTTATCGAACTGGCCGTCTACCGACCCGTTGATCCCCAGGCCGCCCAGAGTATGCGCTTCGGCGCCCCGCGCTACGCTGCCTACCTGTTGAGCGGCGACGGCGCTTTTCAGGCGGTGGACCTGGGCGCGGTTGCACCCGTCGATGGGTTGGTTCGCCCCCTGCGCCAGTTCCTGGGCGACCCGCAGGTGCCGGTCGCCCAGGTGCGCCGGATTGCCCGCCAGTTGCACCGACGGCTGATGCAGCCAGTTGTGGAGCGCCTGCCGTCCGGCACACGGCATCTGCTGCTCTCGGCGGACGGTACCCTCCACTTGCTCCCCTTCGCCGCCCTCCTCGACGAACGCAATCGCTATCTGGTCGAAGATTTCGCCATTGGCTATCTCGATTCCGGGCGCGAGCTGCTGCGCCTGGGTTCCGGACAACCGCTCAGCCGTCAGCCGCCCCTCATCCTCGCCGACCCGGACTACCGGCGCACCGGCTTGGCAAGTGCCCGCCGCACTAAAGGTTCCGCCCGCACGGTGCCTGCCTTGCGCTCGGTGGATCTCTTCCGGTTGCCGCCGTTGCCGCCGCTGCCGGGTACGGGCCGCGAAGCGCGCAAGCTGGCCAGTTTGCTGCCGGACGCCCGGGTGCTGACCGGCCGTCGCGCCACCGAAAATATCCTCAAGCAAACCCCGGCGCCGCGCATCCTGCACCTGGCCACCCACGGCTTTTTCCTGGATGCGGTGACCATATCCGGCCAGGCTCCCCCGGCCGTCGTTTCCGAAAATCCGTTGCTGCGCTCAGGGCTGGCCATGGCCGGATTCGATGCGCGCAGCAGCGCAGAGGAGGACGGGGTGCTCACCGCCTTGGAAGTCTCCAGTCTGGATCTGCAGGGCACGGCTCTGGTGGTGTTGTCCGCCTGCGACACCGGTCTAGGTCAGGTGCAGGCTGGCGAAGGGGTCTACGGTCTGCGGCGGGCCTTTGCCCTGGCAGGGGCGCAAAGCCAGTTGGTCAGCCTCTGGAAAGTCGAAGACCAGGCCACTTTGCATCTGATGGAGGCATACTACAGTGCGCTGCACAACGGGCTGGGACGGAGCGAGGCATTAAGACGTGCACAATTACAGTTGCGCGCCGAGCGTCGGCTGGAGCATCCGTTCTATTGGGCGGGTTTCATCCCGTCGGGAGACTGGCGCCCCCTGCCACCGACCCGGCGCACCACCCAAGCGATGAAACGCAGTAGCCCCCTCACCGGGGTGCGCCCTGGCACCTGA
- a CDS encoding sigma-70 family RNA polymerase sigma factor: protein MHPRFFSSPPPTLGQRLHTLAVQLQPVLRRWRQIACDGSVAAAARRALLRDLDKEARQANRAEFLQLVERLCRGYCSRKKVGSHPAFDLELFVEEVKVLALSRLEEFDPAYPFHGWFTSYILLPVYKSLGRSVVVTWENRTPRTEQGRFARWQAQQLLSARSMAGPFYAENHQEEYLAMAEWVPDPKALPEDELLEQHCRERFVEALKSLNESEQTLLTRICLRGELQKEVARSVGLTPGRISQKLKHIYEKLARELGEHFRHDCGQTSFCREWQSADVLLDSAGQSAGCEARLARAIPALVRQSGWGGAIHNRGLPVENVQEQALLDALFDQPAAGAAFDPRGWLLAAAVGVAAVVMVGVGEDRPRPTAPTPTIAQRNRSAPSELSPALKPQALPPAARRAVPPSGASTRPQVHPDGAQRKTPRLPEQLAAAPARPQPPQVPAALPEVLTRELPAADTRQAKAYTERLCASLNAANLLEQPPPGFALLEVVLAVRAGKVELQADSTRAIDPDDAAQETLWREALRRVAGGELPLWPQAVNATVHYYVSLDVDQRKWTCQPVSP, encoded by the coding sequence ATGCATCCCCGGTTCTTCTCGTCGCCCCCACCGACCCTTGGCCAAAGACTGCACACCCTGGCTGTCCAACTGCAACCGGTGCTGCGCCGGTGGCGACAGATTGCCTGCGACGGGTCGGTGGCTGCGGCTGCGCGCCGCGCTTTGCTGCGCGATCTCGACAAAGAGGCCCGCCAGGCCAATCGCGCCGAGTTTTTGCAACTTGTCGAGCGATTGTGCCGCGGCTATTGCAGCCGCAAGAAAGTCGGCTCCCATCCGGCTTTTGACCTGGAATTATTTGTCGAAGAAGTCAAGGTACTGGCACTGTCGCGGCTGGAGGAATTTGATCCCGCCTATCCCTTTCACGGCTGGTTTACAAGCTATATCTTGCTGCCGGTGTACAAAAGCCTCGGCCGCAGCGTCGTGGTCACCTGGGAGAACCGCACTCCCAGAACAGAGCAGGGGCGCTTCGCGCGCTGGCAGGCCCAGCAACTGCTCAGTGCCCGGTCGATGGCCGGTCCGTTCTACGCCGAAAATCACCAAGAGGAGTATCTGGCTATGGCGGAATGGGTGCCCGACCCAAAGGCCCTTCCGGAGGACGAACTGCTCGAACAACATTGCCGCGAGCGCTTCGTGGAGGCGCTGAAAAGCTTGAACGAATCCGAGCAGACGCTGCTGACGCGCATCTGCCTGCGCGGCGAATTGCAAAAGGAAGTGGCCCGCTCGGTAGGTCTGACACCAGGACGGATCAGTCAAAAACTCAAGCACATCTACGAAAAACTGGCCCGCGAACTCGGTGAACACTTCCGTCACGACTGTGGCCAGACCAGCTTCTGCCGGGAATGGCAGAGCGCAGATGTGCTCCTGGATTCGGCCGGGCAGTCCGCCGGTTGTGAAGCGCGCCTGGCGCGGGCGATCCCGGCGCTCGTACGCCAAAGCGGCTGGGGCGGCGCCATCCACAATCGCGGCCTGCCGGTGGAGAATGTGCAGGAGCAGGCCCTGCTCGATGCCCTCTTTGACCAACCGGCGGCGGGCGCCGCTTTCGATCCGAGAGGATGGCTGCTGGCGGCGGCAGTGGGAGTGGCAGCGGTGGTGATGGTTGGGGTCGGTGAGGACCGTCCAAGGCCGACAGCACCGACCCCAACCATAGCCCAGCGCAATCGGTCGGCACCATCCGAGCTCTCGCCTGCCCTGAAGCCACAGGCTTTGCCCCCCGCTGCCCGCCGGGCCGTTCCTCCCAGCGGCGCTTCCACCCGGCCGCAGGTACATCCTGACGGTGCGCAGCGCAAAACGCCCCGGCTGCCCGAGCAGCTTGCCGCCGCCCCCGCCCGGCCACAGCCGCCACAGGTGCCCGCTGCCCTGCCGGAAGTACTTACCCGGGAGTTGCCCGCCGCCGACACCCGGCAGGCAAAGGCCTACACCGAGCGGCTGTGTGCCAGTTTGAACGCCGCAAATCTCCTGGAGCAACCGCCGCCGGGCTTCGCGCTCCTGGAGGTGGTCCTTGCCGTGCGCGCCGGCAAAGTCGAACTGCAAGCAGACTCCACCCGTGCAATCGACCCCGACGACGCGGCGCAGGAGACGCTCTGGCGCGAGGCCCTGCGCCGCGTCGCCGGCGGGGAACTGCCGCTGTGGCCCCAGGCGGTCAACGCCACAGTGCATTACTATGTCAGCCTCGACGTAGATCAGCGCAAGTGGACCTGTCAGCCGGTGTCACCGTAG
- a CDS encoding IS982 family transposase → MPSLEALFCHVDDFCQRFEPLWQQQLLDDGLRHRRRPRRLCLSEILTILIAFHQSAYRHFKAFYTEMVCAYWRSAFPGLVSYARFVEWMPSTLMPLSAYLRHCFGPCTGISFIDSTPLAVCHVRRVHAHKVFVGLAAWGKSSVGWFYGFKLHLVVNERGELLAMSVTAGNTDDRKPVPELLKDLHGKVFGDRGYISSKLGRQLREELGMALITKLRRKMTNRLMVMTDKLLLRKRGIIEAINDQLKNISQIEHTRHRSEVNFLVNLVCGLIAYCHKPNKPSVASDADQLNA, encoded by the coding sequence ATGCCCAGTCTAGAAGCGCTCTTTTGCCATGTCGATGACTTCTGCCAACGCTTCGAACCGCTCTGGCAGCAACAATTGCTCGACGATGGCCTGCGACACAGGCGACGGCCACGCCGACTCTGCCTCAGCGAAATCCTGACGATTCTGATTGCTTTTCACCAATCCGCCTACCGCCACTTCAAGGCCTTCTACACCGAAATGGTCTGCGCTTACTGGCGAAGCGCTTTTCCTGGACTGGTCAGCTACGCGCGCTTCGTCGAGTGGATGCCCTCTACCCTTATGCCGCTCAGTGCCTACCTGCGCCACTGTTTTGGCCCCTGCACCGGCATCAGTTTTATCGATTCGACTCCACTTGCCGTCTGCCATGTGCGCCGCGTCCACGCCCACAAAGTCTTTGTCGGTCTGGCCGCCTGGGGCAAAAGCTCGGTGGGCTGGTTTTACGGCTTCAAGCTGCACTTGGTGGTCAATGAGCGCGGCGAATTGCTGGCGATGAGCGTGACGGCTGGGAACACTGACGATCGCAAGCCTGTGCCTGAACTGCTCAAAGACTTGCACGGCAAAGTGTTTGGCGACCGCGGCTACATCAGCAGCAAGCTTGGCAGGCAATTGCGCGAGGAGCTGGGCATGGCGCTGATCACCAAGTTGCGGCGCAAGATGACCAATCGGCTGATGGTGATGACGGACAAACTGCTGTTGCGCAAGCGCGGGATCATCGAAGCAATCAATGACCAGTTGAAGAACATTTCGCAGATAGAGCACACCCGCCATCGCAGCGAAGTGAATTTTTTGGTGAACCTGGTGTGTGGGTTGATTGCCTACTGCCACAAACCGAACAAGCCGTCGGTGGCGTCTGATGCCGACCAGCTCAATGCTTAA